One genomic region from Cryptococcus gattii WM276 chromosome C, complete sequence encodes:
- a CDS encoding Translation initiation factor eIF5, putative (Similar to TIGR gene model, INSD accession AAW42178.1), which yields MATVNIRRDVDDKFYRYKMPLLQIKIEGRGNGIKTVVPNMEDIARALNRPPTYPTKFFGFELGAQTSMANDRYIVNGAHTADRLRELLDVFIEKFVLCPSCKNPETEIVITGRSGHEDMHRDCKACGRQNPIDMRHKLSAFIIKNPPKKKEKGGKKGKKSGGMTAEANVGGPMVFEKTEDGSGEDETSPDGAVAAVPTAGTEIDAVLGRADPILGNPDAAEAASKKLAKLDINGGGDEEEDEDADSPYAALGSWLEDNKEANDTAIIAEIKDLGIAGKHKVLVEIGQHLFSDDICDEISGRTALLQALVTSEKHQKSLLGGIERLIGLSPSLESLIAAGTTSKVLMVLYQADIIDEDVVQQWGTHVSKKYVDKDKSKKVRKNAEAFLKWLEEAEDESESDDE from the exons ATGGCCACTGTTAATATCCGACGAGATGTGGACGACAAGTTCTAC CGTTACAAGATGCCCCTCCTCCAGATCAAGATCGAAGGTCGAGGCAACGGTATCAAGACTGTTGTGCCTAACATGGAAGACATTGCGCGAGCCTTGAACAGACCGCCTACTTACCCGACCAAATTCTTTGGGTTTGAACTCGGTGCCCAAACATCCATGGCCAACGACAGGTACATCGTTAACGGTGCTCATACCGCGGACCGTTTGCGAGAGCTCCTTGATGTTTTCATCGAGAAATTCGTTCTTTGTCCCTCTTGCAAAAACCCTGAAACCGAAATTGTCATTACAGGCAGGTCGGGTCACGAGGATATGCATCGTGACTGCAAAGCCTGCGGTCGTCAAAACCCAATTGATATGCGTCACAAGCTTTCTGCCTTTATCATCAAGAACCCACCtaagaagaaggagaagggtgGCAAGAAGGGTAAGAAGTCTGGTGGTATGACTGCTGAAGCCAACGTCGGTGGGCCAATGGTGTTTGAGAAGACAGAGGATGGTAGCGGTGAAGATGAGACTTCTCCTGATGGGGCTGTTGCGGCTGTTCCTACCGCTGGCACCGAAATTGACGCTGTACTTGGGCGTGCCGACCCCATCCTCGGTAACCCTGATGCCGCTGAGGCAGCGTCCAAGAAGCTCGCCAAACTTGACATCAACGGTGGaggcgatgaagaagaagacgaggatgCCGATTCACCTTATGCGGCGTTGGGTTCTTGGTTGGAGGACAACAAAGAAGCCAATGACACCGCTATCATCGCAGAGATCAAAGACCTCGGAATTGCTGGCAAACACAAGGTATTGGTAGAGATCGGTCAACATTTGTTCTCTGATGACATTTGTGACGAGATCTCTGGTCGAAccgctcttcttcaagct CTTGTGACGTCTGAGAAGCACCAGAAGTCTCTCTTGGGCGGTATCGAACGCCTCATCGGTCTATCGCCTTCTCTCGAGTCTCTCATTGCCGCTGGCACCACATCCAAGGTTCTCATGGTATTATACCAAGCTGATATCATCGACGAGGACGTTGTTCAGCAGTGGGGTACCCATGTTAGCAAAAAGTACGTGGACAAGGACAAGAGCAAGAAAGTCAGAAAGAACGCCGAAGCCTTCCTCAAG TGGCTCGAGGAGGCGGAGGACGAGTCTGAGAGCGATGATGAGTGA
- a CDS encoding Hypothetical protein (Similar to SGTC gene model, INSD accession EAL21806.1; CNBC5080): MSSSPTSTSSDDQTSSHSPLRSPCRHSRKDRSKCAVCQTPVNHCLKKARAFGRDWITFIVLHGCVNPECSATYCTACAMICTLHETRSKRMPICCVCRKPLYFRSLPKRVQFYDEAFMTHSIINTPIESRQSTREAYLSLISLVVERYRTLRSGSAFDIDDFYVWMMDTHYAFTKQPVNWASVDRVALTLVWISSFAGKPPVLRHNLIDTRLRFEDVWSDPGLRHAATLEGLLALHLHPEGNQIILKLQTARRTIRAKEPQHPQIWTISERIHRIAVYYVTKARQLYVYCYTQTYAPLSATRPRINVNIPPNAGINELLRILEGLNPMIEDFDWGYMLHHPTVSSVWPHSDFRVAPGLGQPVPQAVKLLVGSKDSVPFPKQPAQPSSSSQTLGFSGAIAPPITTSLNPPPPEPTKNQSTPNTYETPQLLPLAQNAQALLQVTGANQPALPLSSHPHTSYSEGVAGDDYMDVDEEGRPSEAQLRVSSQQPQMSGSTQSLASNPGKTKLLNETPTKAYAPNESPRSLYSHLDASQPHQVQSRLLTDGRALLARRVLNTNGGIHTSNDMNLELTD; this comes from the exons ATGTCTTCATCTCCCACGAGTACCAGCTCTGATGACCAAACATCGTCTCACAGTCCACTTAGATCTCCGTGCCGACACTCCCGCAAAG ATCGTTCAAAATGTGCTGTTTGTCAGACCCCAGTCAACCACTGTCTGAAAAAGGCTCGAGCGTTTGGTCGGGACTGGATCACATTCATCGTGCTACACGGCTGTGTCAACCCAGAATGTTCAGCGA CTTATTGTACAGCATGTGCCATGATCTGCACGTTGCACGAAACAAGGTCAAAGCGAATGCCCATTTGTTGCGTATGCCGCAAACCACTTTACTTCCGCTCTCTCCCAAAGCGCGTCCAGTTCTACGACGAAGCCTTCATGACCCACTCAATTATCAACACACCGATCGAGTCCAGACAATCCACCCGGGAAGCGTACCTATCTCTGATTAGCTTGGTGGTTGAGCGGTACCGCACTCTTAGATCAGGATCAGCATTTGACATAGACGACTTCTACGTTTGGATGATGGATACGCACTATGCCTTCACGAAGCAACCGGTCAACTGGGCCAGCGTGGACAGAGTGGCTTTGACACTTGTGTGGATTAGCTCTTTTGCTGGAAAACCCCCTGTGTTAAGGCATAATCTCATAGACACCAGGCTTCGGTTTGAAGATGTTTGGAGCGATCCTGGCCTACGGCATGCAGCGACACTCGAAGGCCTTCTCGCGCTGCATCTTCACCCAGAAGGAAACCAGATAATTTTGAAACTCCAAACAGCTCGCAGGACTATTCGGGCCAAAGAACCTCAACATCCTCAGATCTGGACTATCTCGGAACGTATTCACCGTATCGCTGTTTATTACGTGACAAAAGCTCGCCAACTCTACGTTTATTGCTACACCCAGACGTACGCCCCTCTATCGGCTACTCGACCCCGAATTAACGTCAATATCCCCCCAAACGCTGGTATAAACGAACTGCTCAGGATACTGGAGGGACTTAATCCAATGATCGAGGATTTTGATTGGGGTTACATGCTACATCATCCCACGGTATCTTCAGTATGGCCGCATTCGGACTTTCGCGTGGCTCCAGGGCTGGGACAGCCTGTCCCCCAGGCCGTCAAACTTTTGGTCGGTAGCAAAGACAGTGTTCCGTTCCCCAAGCAGCCAGCACAgccttcatcttcaagcCAAACTTTGGGATTTTCAGGCGCTATCGCTCCCCCTATCACCACATCGCTCAACCCTCCGCCCCCAGAGCCTACAAAGAACCAATCAACTCCAAATACTTATGAAACACCACAACTGCTGCCACTTGCTCAAAATGCCCAGGCGCTGCTCCAAGTTACAGGTGCAAACCAGCCAGCTTTACCGCTATCTTCCCATCCCCACACCTCATATTCTGAAGGTGTCGCAGGAGACGACTACATGGATGTCGACGAAGAAGGGAGGCCCAGTGAGGCTCAGTTACGCGTATCGTCCCAGCAGCCTCAAATGTCGGGGTCGACTCAGTCTCTAGCATCAAATCCAGGAAAAACTAAGCTATTAAATGAAACCCCTACCAAGGCCTATGCTCCTAATGAATCTCCACGCAGTCTTTACTCGCATCTCGACGCCTCACAACCTCATCAAGTTCAATCTCGGCTCTTGACGGATGGCCGCGCACTACTTGCAAGAAGGGTGTTGAACACTAACGGAGGTATACACACTTCAAACGATATGAATTTGGAATTAACTGACTGA
- a CDS encoding Glycerol-3-phosphate O-acyltransferase, putative (Similar to TIGR gene model, INSD accession AAW42180.1) yields the protein MAAGLAYDLVLIFWRIVINIFFREIRPRGAFNIPREGPVLFICGPHANQFLDPLLLFSETRKEAGRRVSVLTAAKSMNRKFIGAVARVMDSIPVARAADYAVAGKGRIILSEADPLIVTGIDTSFATQVKPRSQLMLPKSAGYASAPVAEVISDTEIRLKSEFVVPSKDGSANVKASHRVRNESESKEGLQFKVLPHVEQEETYGACFQRLYEGGCIGVFPEGGSHDRTDFLPLKAGFSIMALGAIAAHPGLDVKLVPVGLSYFHAHKFRSRAVIEFGSPISVDPDLVELYKQGGAKKREACGKLLEQVHDGLRAVTLRAPDWETMQVIQAARRLYRVPGQHLTLGQVVELSKRMMEGYLTYKDEPKIIDLRQKVIAYNRLLRDMGIADHQVERASSRSVKSLLLLVYRVGLLLWWSILALPGALLHAPVFILAKLISIQKAKEALAASTVKIQGRDVLATWKVLVSLAVTPLLYIFYSFLATFLAYKYDVAPEWRHWTPVIIFCWLPGWAMASLKFGEAGVDVAKSLRPLFLSVWPYNQREVNRLREMREALTNEISEVIDEFGPKLYDNFERGRILPSASVPQTGRTPGLLSRKSQTADSSVLSHPMLWLDERIFGWNRSASVGQSVWSSSAANKQPESETAPASPYDSEGEEEEADVDYDDVLSIIDTRRSNVRLASPKGKKRRYTGQARSEESAASPKSDLESVPLPRADDNGAIKLHKRSVPAKDGTSETKEEEGLGLDTGREKGE from the exons ATGGCTGCTGGATTAGCTT ACGACTTGGTTCTCATTTTTTGGCGAATTGTCATCAACATCTTCTTTAGAGAAATCCG CCCCCGTGGTGCTTTCAATATTCCTCGCGAAGGCCCTGTCCTCTTCATCTGTGGTCCTCATGCAAACCAGTTCCTCgatcctcttcttcttttctcgGAGACAAGGAAAGAAGCAGGAAGGCGCGTTTCCGTGCTGACTGCCGCCAAG AGTATGAATCGGAAGTTCATAGGTGCTGTCGCTCGTGTCATGGATTCCA TTCCTGTGGCGAGAGCGGCAGATTATGCCGTCGCTGGCAAAGGCCGTATCATTCTTTCAGAAGCCGATCCCCTGATCGTCACCGGTATTGACACTTCTTTCGCTACGCAAGTCAAGCCTCGCTCTCAACTTATGCTTCCGAAATCGGCTGGATACGCATCTGCCCCTGTGGCAGAAGTCATTTCTGACACAGAAATTCGTCTCAAAAGTGAATTTGTCGTTCCAAGCAAGGACGGCAGTGCCAACGTCAAGGCTTCTCATCGGGTTAGGAACGAAAGTGAATCAAAGGAAGGTCTGCAATTCAAGGTCTTACCTCATGTGGAACAAGAGGAGACATACGGCGCATGCTTTCAACGTCTCTATGAGGGCGGCTGTATTGGTGTCTTCCCCGAGGGCGGTTCTCATGATCGTACGGATTTTCTGCCCCTTAAAGCTGGATTCTCCATTATGGCCCTCGGAGCTATTGCTGCTCACCCTGGATTGGATGTCAAGCTCGTCCCAGTTGGTCTTTCCTACTTTCATGCACACAAATTCAGGTCGAGAGCTGTCATCGAATTCGGTTCGCCTATCTCTGTTGACCCTGATTTGGTGGAATTGTACAAGCAAGGGGgagcgaagaagagggaagcATGTGGTAAACTTCTGGAACAAGTTCATGATGGGTTGAGGGCCGTCACCCTGAGAGCCCCTGACTGGGAGACCATGCAG GTTATTCAAGCCGCGCGAAGACTTTACCGTGTTCCCGGTCAGCATCTCACCCTCGGTCAAGTCGTCGAGCTTTCAAAACGCATGATGGAAGGTTATCTTACTTACAAGGATGAACCAAAGATCATCGATCTCCGTCAAAAAGTCATCGCTTATAACCGTCTTTTGCGCGATATGGGGATTGCCGACCATCAGGTTGAAAGGGCTTCCAGCAGGAGTGTCAAGAGTTTATTGCTCCTGGTGTATAGGGTGGGACTTCTCTTGTGGTGGTCCATCCTGGCTTTACCAGGAGCTCTGTTGCACGCACCTGTGTTCATACTAGCCAAGCTTATCAGCATTCAGAAAGCTAAGG AGGCACTTGCTGCATCTACTGTCAAAATTCAAGGCCGAGATGTTCTCGCTACGTGGAAGGTCCTTGTTTCTCTTGCTGTCACGCCGCTGCTCTATATTTTCTACTCCTTTTTGGCTACTTTCTTGGCTTACAAGTACGACGTTGCCCCTGAATGGCGCCATTGGACACCTGTGATAATCTTTTGTTGGTTGCCTGGATGGGCAATGGCAAGCTTGAAATTTGGTGAAGCAGGTGTAGATGTTGCCAA GTCTTTGAGACCATTATTCCTTTCTGTTTGGCCTTATAATCAACGTGAAGTCAATCGTCTCCGAGAAATGCGCGAAGCTTTGACAAACGAGATCAGTGAAGTCATCG ATGAATTCGGTCCAAAGCTATACGATAACTTTGAAAGAGGCCGCATCCTTCCCTCCGCTTCTGTTCCCCAAACCGGCCGCACCCCAGGTCTTTTGTCCCGCAAATCCCAAACTGCCGACTCTTCAGTCCTTTCCCATCCAATGTTATGGCTCGACGAACGTATATTTGGTTGGAACCGTTCCGCCTCTGTTGGTCAAAGTGTCTGGTCATCTTCGGCTGCCAACAAACAACCAGAAAGTGAAACGGCCCCTGCTAGTCCTTATGATTCTGAGggcgaggaagaggaggcagACGTCGATTATGATGATGTTTTATCCATCATCGATACACGACGATCCAATGTACGTTTAGCGAGTCCGAAggggaagaaaagaaggtACACAGGCCAAGCTCGGAGTGAAGAGTCGGCTGCGTCTCCAAAATCTGATCTTGAAAGTGTCCCATTGCCCCGTGCGGATGACAACGGAGCGATCAAGCTTCATAAGAGGTCGGTACCCGCCAAGGATGGAACATCGGAGAcgaaagaggaagaaggtcTGGGTTTAGATACTGGTCGGGAGAAGGGCGAGTAA
- a CDS encoding Hypothetical Protein (Similar to TIGR gene model, INSD accession AAW42182.1), with the protein MWALRASAPLVRPPALTLLRSVSPLLFARAYSKPVGRAGSRGGHSRMTPSTAKRNTLSQPNHFERHHTPHSRKSKASSYDTRPSSRPSRFNQNDDNPWTTSVRLRRWIERHKTPLTPAQVDEVTRLVIEAPQHMLSAPVWNMLIGYMGRLGKLDRVWNLYNQMKKRNFTPTARTYSTILNAYAGVAHSGQTPDFSFKEPQKRTMSRVTIVYNHSQEYIKKLIEAQGTEEEEDLGVAASGVRLREDRPQESTESLQSDIVIAPTNAYLKFLSRHGLFTQMQRTFLSLPPSGPLAPDTVTYSLMFAALYHVHRSLEHAPNGKAKAMMVGPTAKALWEQCLRQSSKKEGQGGQVDNGLVAMYVRCLLRGRPEDQRLAVSVIEQVWNLPSPDNSDPTSTSVYLPPPLLTAYPIPKLDIDVKSATALISSLHTANLPVLATHYTHLILSSSSLIPLFDIEFFKAAILALSVTGEVQSIVDIMDTYQPPSRGKDGWPRDTYRAALTAARWAGDYVSALSIFRRATHLPSNVGHILTDPSTPPPKIEPYRWVTPNGLAHDKRGVVWVKPAKIDPDAQLLGLLIKTAIQKSNKEIRSALDVYVRTGGESKYLALPSAMQADNVSTTSRKSLRDEQPRELDSSAMRKQLTSSVDLARDIQRAAERLGKGYEKMAAEAGEVVTKWGWVERDARKKTPYVKGDTKNVEMDVEGSAEDEELDWEDDSLVGTRESRVKGNNQDRHHSTGKRRWERRGTSKSYPDSTSRRKYVHERGSNKAKSREREGIMREGKVSTFGLRK; encoded by the exons ATGTGGGCCCTCAGAGCCTCCGCGCCTCTTGTTCGCCCTCCAGCTCTCACCCTCCTCCGCAGCGTTTCCCCTTTACTCTTTGCAAGGGCATATAGCAAACCAGTCGGAAGAGCAGGCAGTCGTGGTGGCCACTCTCGGATGACCCCATCCACTGCGAAGAGAAATACACTAAGTCAACCAAACCATTTTGAGCGCCATCACACCCCGCATAGTCGGAAATCAAAAGCCTCCTCGTACGACACCCGCCCATCCTCCAGACCCTCCAGATTCAACCAGAACGACGATAACCCATGGACAACCTCAGTCCGCTTACGCCGCTGGATAGAAAGACATAAGACGCCCCTTACTCCTGCACAAGTGGATGAAGTGACCAGATTGGTAATTGAAGCGCCTCAACACATGCTGAGCGCTCCCGTATGGAATATGTTGATTGGCTATATGGGTAGGTTAGGGAAATTGGATAGAGTTTGGAATTTGTATAATCAA ATGAAGAAGCGCAACTTTACGCCTACTGCCAGGACTTACTCTACCATTCTGAATGCCTATGCTGGAGTTGCACATTCAGGTCAGACACCCGATTTCTCTTTCAAGGAGCCTCAAAAACGCACAATGTCACGTGTAACCATTGTCTATAACCATTCTCAGGAGTATATAAAGAAGTTGATCGAGGCGCAGGGgactgaagaagaagaagatctTGGAGTTGCCGCCTCTGGCGTACGATTAAGAGAAGATCGACCCCAAGAGTCTACGGAAAGTCTACAGTCAGATATCGTTATTGCCCCGACCAATGCCTATCTCAAATTTCTCAGCCGACACGGTCTGTTCACCCAAATGCAAAGGACCTTTTTGTCGCTGCCGCCGTCGGGCCCTCTAGCTCCGGACACCGTCACTTACTCCCTCATGTTTGCAGCTCTCTATCATGTCCATCGCTCTCTCGAGCATGCACCAAATGGAAAAGCTAAAGCGATGATGGTTGGACCGACGGCCAAGGCTCTGTGGGAACAATGCTTGAGACAGTCTAGCAAAAAAGAGGGTCAAGGGGGTCAAGTGGATAATGGACTGGTGGCCATGTACGTGAGATGCCTGCTCCGAGGAAGACCAGAAGATCAGCGACTGGCTGTCTCGGTCATTGAACAGGTCTGGAACCTACCGTCTCCTGACAATTCCGATCCGACTTCAACATCTGTCTATCTCCCACCACCCTTACTTACCGCCTATCCTATCCCCAAGCTTGACATTGATGTCAAATCTGCCACCGCTCTCATTTCTAGTCTTCACACAGCCAATCTGCCGGTCCTCGCAACTCATTACACTCATCTCATactttcctcttcatctcttATTCCTTTGTTCGATATAGAATTTTTCAAGGCTGCGATTCTTGCCCTATCAGTCACCGGTGAGGTTCAATCCATTGTTGACATCATGGACACCTACCAACCGCCAAGCCGTGGCAAAGATGGCTGGCCTCGAGATACCTACCGTGCAGCTCTTACAGCGGCTCGATGGGCGGGGGACTATGTTTCGGCACTTTCTATTTTCCGCCGTGCCACACATCTTCCGTCTAATGTCGGTCACATATTAACTGATCCTTCAACTCCTCCTCCAAAGATCGAACCTTACCGATGGGTCACGCCTAATGGTCTTGCTCATGACAAACGTGGCGTTGTCTGGGTGAAGCCGGCAAAGATTGACCCTGATGCACAACTTCTAGGTCTATTAATCAAAACTGCTATACAAAAGAGCAACAAGGAGATCCGTTCCGCACTGGATGTCTATGTACGCACAGGCGGCGAAAGTAAATACTTGGCCCTTCCCTCTGCAATGCAAGCAGACAATGTCTCTACCACCAGTCGAAAATCGCTCAGGGATGAGCAGCCGCGCGAACTTGATTCATCGGCCATGAGAAAGCAGTTGACAAGCTCAGTCGACCTGGCAAGGGACATACAGCGCGCAGCGGAAAGATTGGGTAAAGGGTATGAAAAGATGGCTGCGGAGGCTGGCGAGGTGGTTACTAAATGGGGCTGGGTGGAGCGAGATGcaagaaagaagacccCATATGTTAAGGGTGATACGAAGAATGTGGAGATGGATGTCGAGGGCAGTgcagaggatgaagaacTTGACTGGGAGGATGATAGCTTGGTGGGCACAAGAGAGAGTAGAGTCAAGGGGAACAATCAGGACAGACATCATTCAAcaggaaagagaagatgggaACGAAGAGGAACAAGCAAGTCATACCCTGATTCAACCAGTCGTAGAAAATACGTTCACGAACGAGGTTCAAACAAGGCTAAATCACGTGAAAGGGAGGGTATCATGCGCGAAGGCAAGGTTTCCACATTTGGATTGCGGAAGTGA